A single Pedobacter sp. PACM 27299 DNA region contains:
- a CDS encoding heme-binding domain-containing protein: MVRKVLLIFAVLMLLIQLFRRGRNSSASASPNAIEANYQVPKEIGLLLRTSCYDCHSNNTVYPWYSQIQPFSWWLQSHVNDGKKELNFDQFNTYNIKKKKHKLDEVVEVIEKDEMPLSSYTLVHRKAVLSTQDKDKIIAWAKALKNAIN; encoded by the coding sequence ATGGTCAGGAAAGTATTACTGATTTTTGCGGTACTGATGCTCTTGATCCAGCTCTTCAGACGGGGAAGAAATAGCTCTGCCTCAGCATCGCCAAATGCAATTGAAGCAAACTATCAGGTTCCAAAAGAAATTGGGCTGCTGCTTCGAACGAGCTGTTACGATTGCCATTCCAATAATACGGTCTATCCCTGGTATAGTCAGATCCAACCGTTTTCATGGTGGCTGCAAAGCCATGTCAATGATGGCAAAAAAGAACTGAACTTTGATCAGTTCAACACTTATAATATTAAAAAGAAAAAGCACAAGCTGGATGAAGTAGTTGAAGTGATTGAAAAGGATGAAATGCCCTTAAGTTCCTACACATTAGTCCACAGGAAAGCCGTGCTTTCCACTCAGGATAAAGACAAAATCATTGCTTGGGCAAAAGCACTGAAGAACGCTATTAATTAA
- a CDS encoding thioredoxin family protein: MKLLLITLFSLLPGSLIWTSSFTEAQQKAKTSHQLILINFSGSDWCGPCIRLRKEILESETFETYAKDHLILLRADFPRQKKNQLSAAQVKLNEALAEKYNPDGKFPYTLLVDENGKVLKSWDGYPNESPEKFVQQIASMNRANN; the protein is encoded by the coding sequence ATGAAACTACTGCTCATCACATTATTTTCCTTGCTTCCAGGCTCATTGATCTGGACAAGCAGCTTTACCGAAGCACAACAAAAAGCCAAGACCAGTCACCAACTGATTTTAATTAATTTCTCAGGATCAGATTGGTGTGGCCCTTGCATTCGTCTTAGAAAAGAAATCCTCGAATCAGAAACATTTGAAACATACGCCAAAGATCATTTGATACTTTTACGTGCAGATTTCCCGCGTCAAAAGAAAAATCAGCTTTCCGCTGCCCAGGTTAAACTAAATGAGGCACTGGCAGAAAAATATAACCCGGATGGCAAATTTCCCTATACCCTGCTGGTAGATGAAAACGGGAAAGTTCTGAAGTCATGGGACGGCTACCCGAATGAAAGTCCTGAAAAATTTGTTCAGCAAATCGCCAGTATGAATCGGGCAAATAATTAA
- a CDS encoding QcrA and Rieske domain-containing protein, which produces MDRKDFLASIGLSAATFALINCAGCSKNSNSPSTDTSGPTGIDFTLDLSLSANSVLNTNGGYLVSNGIIVARTSSGTYIAVQRSCTHESYGLVYQGSANRFYCANHGATFSESGTVTNGPASKPLNTYHTQLTGTSLRIYS; this is translated from the coding sequence ATGGACAGAAAAGATTTTTTAGCCAGTATCGGATTATCAGCAGCCACCTTTGCTCTAATCAATTGCGCAGGTTGTTCTAAAAATTCCAACTCACCGTCCACTGATACCTCTGGACCAACAGGTATTGACTTTACACTCGATCTATCCTTATCCGCTAATTCCGTTTTAAACACAAACGGGGGATACCTGGTCTCTAATGGCATTATTGTAGCCCGGACTTCTTCCGGGACGTATATTGCTGTTCAAAGATCCTGTACGCATGAAAGCTATGGCTTGGTTTATCAGGGTAGCGCTAACAGGTTTTATTGTGCCAATCATGGCGCTACTTTTTCTGAAAGTGGTACCGTAACCAACGGACCTGCATCAAAGCCTCTCAATACTTACCACACACAGTTAACCGGAACATCATTAAGAATTTATAGCTAA
- a CDS encoding response regulator, producing the protein MNKKILIIEDHDAIRGNIVEILEMAKYTVFEADNGKIGVEMALKHIPDIILCDIMMPELDGYGVLYMLNKYTETSTIPFIFLTAKADHNDLRKGMEMGADDYLTKPFDDIELLNAIEVRLRKKAHLQLQNQNTTDEFKVLVAKIDGLAEFAKIIAGHKSREFKKNQIVYYEADHSKGLYLIIHGKIKTIKLSTDGRELMTGMYATGGYLGINAMLNKSTYTDTATAVDDSTLCLIPLEELDKVIDLYPEVARKFIHLLSDDNREKEEQLLQLAYDSVRKKMAGAILRLYHQQIIKNDFFSITREDLAAMACMATETVSRTLSDFRDEKLIERDGTTITVLDLERLAKMKN; encoded by the coding sequence ATGAACAAAAAAATACTGATCATTGAAGATCACGACGCCATAAGGGGAAACATAGTTGAGATCCTGGAAATGGCCAAATACACTGTTTTTGAGGCTGACAATGGCAAAATTGGCGTGGAGATGGCTTTAAAACATATTCCTGACATCATTCTCTGTGATATCATGATGCCTGAACTAGATGGGTACGGGGTATTGTATATGCTCAATAAGTATACAGAGACCTCCACTATTCCTTTCATTTTTCTGACGGCCAAAGCGGATCACAATGACCTGCGTAAGGGAATGGAGATGGGTGCTGATGATTATCTAACCAAACCATTTGATGACATTGAACTGCTCAATGCCATAGAAGTCAGGCTAAGAAAAAAAGCCCATCTGCAACTCCAGAACCAAAACACGACTGATGAATTCAAAGTACTGGTAGCCAAAATAGATGGTTTGGCAGAATTTGCCAAGATCATAGCAGGCCATAAAAGCCGTGAATTCAAAAAAAATCAAATCGTTTATTATGAGGCCGATCACAGCAAAGGTCTTTATCTGATCATTCATGGCAAGATCAAAACCATCAAACTTTCGACAGACGGTCGTGAATTAATGACAGGTATGTATGCAACCGGAGGATACCTCGGCATCAATGCGATGTTAAATAAAAGCACTTATACTGACACTGCTACCGCGGTGGACGACAGTACACTTTGTTTGATCCCTCTTGAAGAACTGGATAAAGTCATTGACCTTTACCCTGAAGTAGCAAGAAAATTCATTCATCTTTTATCCGATGATAACCGGGAAAAAGAAGAACAGCTCCTCCAATTAGCTTATGATTCAGTTAGAAAAAAAATGGCCGGAGCCATTCTCCGGTTATATCATCAACAGATTATAAAAAACGACTTTTTCAGCATTACGCGTGAAGATTTAGCAGCCATGGCTTGCATGGCTACTGAGACTGTGAGCAGAACCCTGTCAGATTTCCGTGATGAAAAACTAATTGAACGGGATGGGACAACCATTACGGTATTGGATCTGGAACGGCTTGCAAAAATGAAGAACTGA
- a CDS encoding BON domain-containing protein, whose translation MKNNETLQKDVQDAIKWEPLLHAAEIGVTTNDGVVTLTGIVDSYAKKSEAEDATKKVAGVKAVVERIEVKYLGSIHKEDEELAKEVLNALKWNWKVPGEKITVKVENGWITLTGTINWNYQKEAAKNAIKNLLGVKGVTNNITIESEIHDAVEKKEIENAIDRNWSINNKDIQVKVSGNHVTLTGTVNSIYQKDEAQRMAWNAPGVWFVDNEIEIEYDYSLVD comes from the coding sequence ATGAAAAACAACGAAACATTGCAAAAAGATGTTCAGGATGCAATAAAATGGGAACCATTATTACATGCGGCTGAAATTGGTGTTACCACTAATGATGGTGTAGTTACCTTAACCGGGATAGTGGACAGTTATGCTAAGAAATCTGAAGCAGAGGATGCGACAAAAAAGGTTGCAGGTGTAAAAGCGGTAGTAGAGAGAATAGAGGTGAAGTATCTTGGTTCAATCCATAAAGAAGATGAGGAGCTTGCTAAAGAAGTTTTGAATGCTTTAAAATGGAACTGGAAGGTTCCCGGAGAAAAAATTACAGTTAAGGTTGAAAATGGTTGGATAACACTCACTGGAACGATTAACTGGAACTATCAAAAAGAGGCCGCAAAAAACGCGATCAAAAACCTGTTAGGAGTGAAGGGGGTGACCAATAACATTACAATTGAGTCTGAAATTCATGATGCAGTGGAGAAAAAAGAAATTGAAAATGCAATTGACAGGAACTGGTCGATAAATAACAAAGATATACAAGTTAAAGTTTCTGGTAACCATGTAACATTGACAGGAACTGTGAATTCTATTTATCAAAAGGACGAGGCCCAGCGAATGGCTTGGAATGCACCTGGTGTCTGGTTTGTAGACAATGAAATTGAAATTGAATACGATTATTCATTAGTTGACTAA
- a CDS encoding FAD:protein FMN transferase, with protein MPNSAYNRVLKLMGNRFEFTVIAENESIGEKAIDAAVTEVKRIEDLLSTFKESSQTSLINKYAGIAAVEVDEEVIALIQRASKISDITQGAFDITYGSIDKSLWNFDVNMTSLPDFETALQSVSLINYQNVMTDPEKSNVMLKHKGMRIGFGGIGKGYAADKAKQVLQGMGIEHGIVNAAGDLVTWGNQSAGKPWTIGIADPDQSDRPFSALNISNMAIATSGNYEKYATINGRRYSHTIDPKTGLPVSGIKSVSIICPSAELADALATPVIVMGTQVGLDMINQLRQVACIIIDDHDRLYTSNNINVKQ; from the coding sequence ATGCCAAACTCAGCTTATAACCGGGTATTGAAACTCATGGGTAACCGTTTCGAGTTCACCGTCATTGCGGAGAATGAATCTATAGGCGAAAAAGCAATTGACGCAGCGGTAACAGAGGTTAAAAGGATTGAAGACTTACTCAGTACCTTCAAAGAAAGCAGTCAGACCAGCCTGATCAATAAATATGCTGGTATTGCGGCAGTCGAGGTCGATGAGGAGGTGATTGCACTGATCCAGCGTGCATCAAAAATATCAGACATTACCCAGGGCGCATTTGACATTACCTATGGCTCTATCGACAAAAGCCTCTGGAATTTTGATGTGAATATGACCTCCCTTCCCGATTTTGAAACAGCGCTGCAATCCGTAAGCCTCATCAACTATCAGAATGTAATGACAGATCCTGAAAAATCTAATGTAATGCTAAAACATAAAGGTATGCGCATCGGATTCGGTGGTATCGGAAAAGGTTATGCTGCGGATAAGGCCAAACAAGTATTGCAAGGTATGGGAATCGAACATGGAATTGTAAATGCTGCGGGAGATCTGGTTACCTGGGGAAACCAATCGGCCGGCAAGCCCTGGACTATTGGTATTGCTGACCCCGATCAAAGCGACCGTCCATTCTCAGCACTCAACATTAGCAATATGGCCATTGCGACATCCGGCAACTATGAAAAATACGCTACAATTAATGGTCGCAGGTATTCCCACACCATTGATCCAAAGACTGGTTTACCGGTTAGTGGAATAAAAAGTGTAAGCATCATTTGCCCAAGTGCCGAACTGGCCGATGCCCTGGCTACCCCCGTAATCGTTATGGGCACACAGGTAGGCCTTGACATGATCAACCAACTGCGACAAGTAGCCTGCATCATCATAGATGATCATGACCGCTTGTATACCTCCAATAATATTAATGTAAAACAATGA
- a CDS encoding DUF3570 domain-containing protein: MRKIYLHVLMLFLGVLGAHGQIKIKTNPSDTSNYQSRKLKIDEINLVSAYYHQTGNNSAVTGGIGTEKLSDFANTIDLQLSKYNKAGNKNTFLFELGVDHYTSASSDKIDPSTISSASMADTRIYPSLNWTHSNEKTGNAFGFTGSFSTEYDYQSLGAGFNLTRLSKDKNTQFDFKLQAFLDTWKVILPIELRSAASLGNGHESRSEGSSPRNSFSASFALSQVINQKLQAQLIIEPAYQKGLLATKYQRNYFTDGSLRAENLPDQRYKLPIAARLNYFATDQVIVRTYYRYFMDNWGIRAHTAEIEVPVKLTSFISLSPFYRYNKQTGTKYFAPYGQHDPSSQYFTSDYDLSTLNSDFYGAGIRLAPPHGVFGWQHLNMLELRYGHYSRSTGLVSNIITLNLKVK; the protein is encoded by the coding sequence ATGAGAAAGATTTATCTGCATGTACTCATGCTGTTCCTCGGCGTTTTAGGCGCCCATGGACAAATTAAAATTAAAACCAATCCTTCCGATACCAGTAATTACCAAAGCAGAAAGCTTAAAATTGACGAGATCAACCTGGTATCGGCCTATTACCATCAAACTGGCAACAATTCGGCTGTTACCGGTGGTATTGGAACAGAGAAACTATCAGATTTTGCCAATACCATTGATCTGCAATTGTCTAAATACAACAAAGCAGGTAACAAGAATACTTTCTTGTTTGAACTTGGCGTAGATCATTACACCTCTGCTTCATCTGATAAGATAGATCCGAGTACGATTTCTTCTGCATCCATGGCTGATACACGTATTTATCCATCTTTAAACTGGACACATAGTAATGAAAAAACAGGTAATGCTTTCGGATTTACGGGCTCCTTTTCAACTGAGTATGACTATCAGTCATTAGGTGCGGGCTTTAACCTTACCCGGTTATCAAAAGATAAAAATACCCAGTTTGATTTTAAACTACAGGCTTTTTTAGATACCTGGAAAGTGATTTTACCTATTGAACTGAGATCCGCAGCAAGTCTGGGTAATGGTCACGAATCCAGAAGTGAAGGATCCAGTCCAAGAAACTCGTTCAGTGCATCATTTGCCCTTTCACAAGTGATTAATCAAAAACTACAAGCGCAACTTATCATTGAACCTGCTTATCAAAAAGGTTTGCTGGCCACCAAATATCAACGTAATTATTTTACAGATGGCTCTTTAAGAGCAGAAAACCTGCCTGATCAACGTTACAAATTGCCTATCGCTGCGAGACTAAACTATTTTGCTACAGATCAGGTGATTGTCCGGACATATTACCGGTATTTCATGGATAACTGGGGCATCAGGGCACACACAGCGGAAATAGAAGTTCCGGTTAAACTGACATCATTTATCTCTCTCAGTCCTTTTTATCGCTACAATAAACAAACGGGAACCAAATATTTTGCACCTTATGGACAGCATGATCCATCATCTCAATATTTCACCAGCGATTATGATCTATCTACATTGAATAGTGATTTTTATGGCGCCGGCATCCGGCTTGCACCGCCACATGGTGTATTTGGCTGGCAGCACTTAAATATGTTAGAACTGAGATATGGACATTATAGCAGGTCAACAGGTTTGGTTTCTAACATCATTACCTTAAATTTAAAAGTAAAATAA
- a CDS encoding DUF4266 domain-containing protein, whose amino-acid sequence MKTSIPISVLLGAGFFILSLLSACATVKPYQKSKLNDAEMALSSRTAQKFEQSFQLYREGGSGANGGKSGGGCGCN is encoded by the coding sequence ATGAAAACTTCCATTCCAATATCAGTACTACTGGGCGCAGGATTTTTTATCCTTAGCCTGCTTAGCGCATGCGCAACAGTTAAACCCTATCAAAAAAGCAAGCTTAACGATGCTGAAATGGCTTTATCATCCCGAACGGCCCAGAAATTTGAACAGAGTTTCCAACTATACAGGGAGGGAGGTTCAGGGGCCAATGGTGGCAAAAGCGGTGGTGGTTGTGGCTGTAACTAA
- a CDS encoding response regulator transcription factor, which translates to MKFLIVEDEESLRKSIDQYLTAEGNICDHAATYEQGYQKLSIYDYDCILLDLTLPDGEGLQLLKYLKKINKTDGVLIISARNSLDQKIEGLSLGADDYLIKPFHLSELYARIQSIVRRRHFNGNSIIHFNEIEIDTTAKETKVNEKTVYLTRKEFDLLLYFIANKNKVISKAAAVEHIWGDDADMADSFDFIYTHIKNVRKKLTDSGCKDYFQSVYGVGYKFADV; encoded by the coding sequence ATGAAGTTTCTAATTGTTGAAGACGAAGAAAGCTTAAGAAAAAGTATTGATCAATATCTGACGGCTGAAGGGAACATTTGTGATCATGCTGCTACTTATGAGCAAGGTTATCAAAAGTTATCAATTTATGATTATGACTGCATATTGCTGGACTTGACCCTACCCGATGGAGAAGGGCTTCAGCTATTAAAGTATCTTAAAAAAATTAATAAAACAGATGGTGTGCTGATCATTTCCGCACGCAATTCATTGGATCAGAAAATTGAAGGCCTGAGCCTCGGTGCGGATGATTACCTGATAAAACCATTCCACCTGTCTGAGCTTTATGCAAGGATACAATCTATCGTAAGACGCCGACATTTCAACGGAAACAGCATCATCCATTTCAATGAAATAGAAATTGACACCACCGCAAAGGAAACTAAGGTAAATGAAAAAACGGTATACCTGACCAGAAAAGAATTTGATCTCCTGTTATACTTCATCGCCAACAAAAACAAAGTAATTTCAAAAGCAGCAGCAGTAGAGCACATTTGGGGCGACGATGCAGATATGGCCGACAGTTTCGATTTCATTTATACCCATATTAAAAATGTAAGAAAAAAACTAACAGATTCCGGCTGTAAAGACTATTTCCAATCGGTTTACGGAGTAGGTTATAAATTTGCAGATGTATGA
- a CDS encoding VIT1/CCC1 transporter family protein, giving the protein MKLEEHYTTRSGWLRAAVLGANDGILSTTSLAIGIAAASTTREPIVLAALAGLVAGALSMAAGEYVSVSSQSDIEIADLTREKQELENMPEIELRELAKLYQQRGLEKNLAMQVAEQLTAHDALGTHAKDELGINEITQAKPMQAALASAASFITGGMLPMLVSIFAPLNLMVIYQYGFSIIFLAISAIVAAKAGGSNIGKAVVRICFWGTAAMLMTAAVGYFFGVKTA; this is encoded by the coding sequence ATGAAGCTAGAGGAACATTACACCACCAGAAGCGGTTGGCTGAGGGCTGCAGTTTTAGGCGCAAATGATGGCATTCTGTCTACAACCAGTTTAGCCATTGGCATTGCAGCAGCCAGTACCACGCGTGAACCAATAGTTCTTGCTGCCCTGGCCGGACTGGTAGCAGGTGCGCTGTCTATGGCTGCTGGGGAATATGTTTCCGTAAGCTCACAATCTGACATTGAAATTGCCGATCTGACAAGAGAAAAACAGGAATTGGAAAATATGCCTGAAATTGAGCTGAGGGAGCTGGCTAAACTTTACCAGCAAAGAGGCCTCGAAAAAAACCTGGCTATGCAGGTTGCTGAACAGCTCACTGCCCATGATGCCCTGGGTACACATGCCAAGGATGAATTGGGTATCAACGAAATCACACAGGCAAAACCAATGCAAGCTGCTCTGGCCTCAGCGGCCTCATTTATCACAGGAGGTATGCTTCCAATGCTGGTTTCCATCTTTGCCCCCCTAAACTTAATGGTCATTTACCAATATGGTTTTTCGATTATATTTTTAGCCATATCCGCGATTGTAGCTGCAAAAGCCGGCGGATCAAATATAGGCAAAGCTGTTGTCAGAATCTGCTTCTGGGGAACAGCAGCCATGTTAATGACTGCTGCTGTGGGCTATTTTTTTGGTGTTAAAACAGCGTAG
- a CDS encoding SDR family NAD(P)-dependent oxidoreductase produces the protein MGKLENKVVFITGGNSGIGKAAALEAAREGATVVVADLEGKDHLETLTEIKALGAKCMFVPIDVSDVESVKLAILTTVAEFDRLDVAFNNAGIGGTYSGIHDMPEATWDRLIAVNLTGQFYCVKYELQQFLKQGGGVIVNMSSLGGLKAEHGLVPYTAAKHGVLGITKNIAVQYAAQHIRANALCPYYVETPLLASAPEATHQAWIDGTPSKRLCTPEEVAKAFIYLASDDSSYCNGTQIILDGGVMA, from the coding sequence ATGGGAAAATTAGAAAATAAGGTGGTCTTCATCACCGGAGGAAATTCAGGTATTGGAAAAGCCGCAGCGCTTGAAGCCGCAAGAGAGGGCGCGACTGTTGTTGTGGCTGATCTTGAAGGTAAGGATCATCTTGAAACGCTTACTGAAATAAAAGCACTGGGAGCCAAATGTATGTTTGTCCCAATTGATGTGTCAGACGTCGAAAGCGTTAAACTGGCTATTCTTACTACGGTCGCAGAATTTGATAGATTGGATGTCGCTTTTAATAATGCAGGCATTGGGGGTACTTATTCGGGGATACATGATATGCCGGAGGCCACTTGGGATAGGTTGATCGCTGTGAATTTAACCGGGCAGTTTTATTGCGTCAAGTATGAACTGCAACAGTTTTTGAAACAGGGTGGGGGCGTGATAGTAAATATGTCTTCTCTTGGCGGACTGAAAGCAGAACATGGTTTAGTCCCTTATACTGCGGCCAAACATGGTGTGTTGGGCATTACCAAAAATATAGCTGTTCAATATGCCGCGCAACACATCAGGGCCAATGCACTTTGTCCTTATTATGTGGAAACTCCTTTATTGGCTTCTGCTCCTGAAGCAACTCATCAGGCATGGATTGATGGAACCCCATCTAAGCGTCTTTGTACACCTGAAGAGGTGGCTAAAGCATTTATTTATTTGGCCAGTGATGATTCCAGTTATTGTAACGGAACACAAATTATCCTGGATGGGGGAGTGATGGCTTAA
- a CDS encoding sensor histidine kinase: MKLFSSYNRILSIITLTGLLVIGFLFYQTLGQYLNKQIDDHLFEELLEVEDFTHVKNILPSPDGFDDVIVEYKKIHQVTNKRRLFADTNFYNPKKKHTESARYLKTELNLNGQPYQVMIIASKFERQEQIKSIILIILLPVIILLLILWLVNRILIKRMWLPFRQLLTNIKAFNINQEKVFEPIQTNIEEFKELNKAVLDVSLKVKSDYREIKLFTENASHEMMTPLAVINSKLDTMLQSNTLGKEESEILADLYKATSKLTKLNQSLLLLVKIDNNQLQDKEDIDLKALIEEKLIYFQEFIQKRNLRVQTNMSPFSIFANRSLMEILINNLLSNAIRHNYEGGSIQVTLTRNSLLFSNTSSQSELHPAKIFERFYKDNASEGTGLGLAILKQVCLRQNYKLSYGYEQDYHEFKISFDNPENEIR; encoded by the coding sequence ATGAAGTTATTCAGCAGCTATAACAGGATCTTGTCTATCATTACACTCACAGGATTACTGGTAATAGGATTTCTTTTTTATCAAACGCTCGGACAATACCTCAACAAACAAATTGATGACCATCTTTTCGAGGAACTCCTCGAAGTAGAGGACTTTACGCACGTTAAAAATATTCTTCCATCTCCAGACGGTTTTGATGATGTCATTGTTGAATATAAAAAAATACACCAGGTAACGAATAAACGCAGGTTATTTGCAGACACCAATTTCTATAACCCTAAAAAGAAACATACGGAATCTGCAAGATACCTGAAAACAGAACTCAACTTAAACGGACAGCCCTACCAGGTCATGATCATTGCTTCGAAATTTGAAAGGCAGGAACAAATTAAAAGCATTATCCTCATCATTTTACTACCGGTAATTATTTTATTATTGATCTTGTGGCTGGTCAATAGAATACTCATCAAAAGGATGTGGTTACCGTTTCGCCAATTGCTAACCAACATCAAAGCATTCAACATTAACCAGGAAAAAGTCTTCGAGCCAATTCAAACCAATATTGAAGAATTCAAGGAATTGAACAAAGCTGTTCTGGATGTATCGTTAAAGGTCAAATCAGATTACAGGGAGATCAAACTATTTACCGAAAATGCATCCCATGAGATGATGACACCACTTGCGGTCATCAACTCAAAACTCGACACCATGCTGCAATCCAATACCCTTGGTAAAGAAGAAAGCGAAATTCTGGCCGATCTTTATAAAGCCACCTCAAAACTGACCAAATTAAATCAATCACTCCTGCTTCTGGTGAAGATTGATAACAACCAACTTCAGGACAAAGAAGATATCGACCTAAAGGCATTAATTGAGGAGAAGCTAATTTATTTCCAGGAATTCATCCAAAAAAGAAATCTGCGAGTCCAAACCAACATGAGTCCCTTTTCCATCTTTGCAAACCGTTCCTTAATGGAAATATTGATTAATAACCTGCTCAGTAATGCGATCAGACACAATTATGAGGGTGGCTCAATTCAGGTTACTTTAACCCGAAATAGCCTTTTATTTTCCAATACCAGCTCACAAAGCGAGCTGCATCCCGCAAAGATATTCGAACGTTTTTATAAAGACAATGCATCCGAAGGCACCGGACTGGGACTGGCCATTTTAAAACAGGTATGCCTCAGACAAAACTATAAACTGAGTTACGGTTATGAGCAGGACTACCACGAATTTAAGATCAGCTTTGACAATCCTGAAAATGAAATCAGATGA
- a CDS encoding DNA-formamidopyrimidine glycosylase family protein produces MEQNPSGHSTFMFNVHQVLHHIMFDLPYLEVCAEMFERKFKNRVLLRLDIPHKKYINVSITELTDSLIGNDLKKVWREGLSLCFQFRNHAVLEMCLSASAELFVVTLDQEDKAGLMDLYFSGGQILSVKDTQHLCKFRLNPIHTAVPDVLSKEITVEYLVDLFANRAEEIKCVLVDQKLIRGIGEAYADEILWYAEISPFSIAGKIPLDSIKVLHKTIKYVLLDAIKEARKITSLKFSKVGADLLIIHNPGKKNSPTGWTIKLKVISGIKTYYTDEQHLYM; encoded by the coding sequence ATGGAACAGAATCCTTCGGGTCACAGTACCTTTATGTTCAATGTCCATCAAGTACTTCATCATATTATGTTCGATTTACCCTATTTAGAAGTTTGTGCCGAAATGTTTGAGCGTAAGTTCAAAAATAGAGTGCTGCTAAGGCTGGATATTCCGCATAAGAAATATATAAACGTTTCGATTACGGAGCTGACTGATAGTTTGATTGGAAATGATTTAAAAAAAGTATGGCGTGAAGGTCTTTCTCTGTGCTTTCAATTTAGGAATCATGCTGTTCTGGAAATGTGTTTATCGGCTTCTGCAGAATTGTTTGTGGTTACGTTAGATCAGGAAGATAAAGCTGGTTTAATGGATTTGTATTTTAGCGGGGGGCAAATTCTATCTGTTAAAGATACTCAGCATTTGTGTAAGTTTCGTTTGAACCCTATACATACGGCTGTTCCGGATGTTTTGAGTAAGGAAATTACTGTGGAATACTTAGTCGATCTATTTGCTAATCGTGCGGAAGAAATTAAATGCGTATTGGTGGATCAAAAGTTGATTAGGGGAATCGGAGAGGCTTATGCTGATGAAATTCTTTGGTATGCAGAAATCTCTCCTTTTTCTATAGCAGGTAAAATCCCCTTAGATAGTATAAAAGTACTCCATAAAACAATTAAATATGTTTTATTGGATGCCATCAAAGAAGCAAGAAAGATAACCTCTTTGAAATTTAGTAAAGTAGGGGCTGATTTGTTGATAATTCACAATCCGGGTAAAAAAAATAGTCCAACCGGTTGGACTATTAAATTGAAAGTTATATCGGGTATAAAGACATATTATACGGATGAACAGCACCTATATATGTAG
- a CDS encoding helix-turn-helix domain-containing protein — translation MVLHIKNMVSNRCVMAVKLELDKVGLGYSHIDLGEVETKENPTQRQFEMLRCALLELGFELISDKKEMLIEKIKNTIIDMVHHNIEMPKIKNSNYISEKIHHDYTYLANVFSQQTGLTIEHYIIKHKIERVKELILYKELNLTEISHLLNYSSVAHLSRQFKKVTGLTVSYFKNTATCQRIALENI, via the coding sequence ATGGTATTACATATTAAAAACATGGTTAGTAATCGTTGTGTAATGGCGGTGAAACTAGAACTGGACAAGGTTGGTTTAGGTTACAGCCATATAGATCTTGGAGAAGTGGAGACCAAAGAAAATCCAACTCAGCGACAATTCGAAATGTTAAGATGTGCCTTGCTCGAATTAGGTTTCGAATTGATATCTGATAAGAAAGAAATGTTAATAGAGAAAATAAAAAACACAATTATTGATATGGTTCATCATAATATTGAAATGCCAAAAATCAAAAACTCTAATTACATCAGCGAGAAAATTCATCATGATTATACTTACCTGGCCAATGTATTTTCACAGCAAACAGGGTTAACAATCGAGCATTATATCATTAAACATAAAATTGAACGGGTAAAAGAACTTATCCTTTATAAAGAACTTAATCTTACCGAAATCTCCCATCTGTTAAATTACAGTAGTGTTGCTCACCTCTCCCGCCAGTTTAAAAAAGTAACGGGGCTTACTGTTTCCTATTTTAAGAATACAGCAACCTGCCAAAGGATTGCACTGGAGAATATCTAA